In the genome of Populus trichocarpa isolate Nisqually-1 chromosome 10, P.trichocarpa_v4.1, whole genome shotgun sequence, the window TTGAACACGGCATAGTTTCTGGTCCGCGTGATGGACTCTACAAGGTCCCTTactggtcctcatttttttttcttgtgcctCTAATTATAGCCAGTTAAACCACGTGATAAGTTGTCTGATGTTGGCAGGAGCTTGAAAGTTTCCATGAACTTGTGCGTTCTGACACCTGCAAGAGCTTGATCCACATCTTCTTTGCTCAGCGAGGAACAACCAAGGTGCTAGTGCAATTTTACTCGTGGAATTGTTGGTTATTCATCTGCAATTTTCAGTAGATATAATATGGCTTCTACCAGCTATATTAATATGGTTTTGCCACCATTGATATTCTAGCAAGATATACATGGTCAAGTTTGCTAAGTCATCTTGTTGTAAAGTGTTTTGTGGATGCTCTTTTTAATCCTTGAAGTAAACAAGTAGGTTCATTCATTCTGATTGAAGCCATGAGTTTCAATAGATAGGTTTGGTTTCTTGTTAATAAGTTCTTTCTTTGAGTGTGCACCAAAGTTAGTTTTCTCAAGAATTGATGTGAAAAGAAATTGGtgcaattgaatttttaaagctCTCAATACAAGTAATGTGACTCTCTGGAATCTGAATTTgtggaagatatttgtctgttGTTCAAGTTTGGTCTGGGCACTTTAACACTCCACATGCTTTCACTTCAAAATCTTGAGCAGCTCTTGATTTTGAACAGGTTCCAGGAATTACTGATCTGGGCTTGGTACCTAGACGAGTGAAGAAGGTTGCTGTGCTTGGTGGAGGATTGATGGGTTCAGGGATAGCAACAGCATTAGTTCTCAGTAATTATCCAGTGATCCTGAAAGAAGTAAATAACCAATTCTTGCAGGCTGGAATTGGTAGAGTCAGAGGTGGGGCTTGAGATCcacttttaattttgtcatcttGTAACCTAGCTCTCCTTTGGTTTTACTTAATGAAGTTTTATGGTTGTGACAAGCTATTCTTTTTTCATGCAGCCAATCTCCAAAGTCGTGTCAAGAAAGGAAGAATGACAcaagaaaagtttgaaaaaaccaTGTCTCTTCTCAAGGGCGCCCTTGATTATGAAAGCTTTAAAGACGTGGACATGGTCATAGAGGTATACTTGTTCATTTGATTTAACTCTCTTTTGGTGCCATTGAATTTTATATCCTGAAATTAAACAActtcattttgattatttgttcTTGATGCTTGACACAGGCTGTGATTGAAAATGTTTCTTTGAAGCAACAAATTTTTTCTGATCTAGAAAAATATTGCCCACCTCATTGTATACTTGCCAGTAACACCTCCACTATTGACTTGAACTTGATTGGAAAGCAGACCAAGTCACAAGATAGGATTATTGGAGCCCATTTCTTTAGGTAATATCTGGTGTAGAGCTATCTTCTATGATTTGTTAATGAACTGTGTTctgaccttttgtttttggcTTAACCAATCCTTTGTGCTTCTGATTCAGTCCGGCTCATGTTATGCCACTTTTGGAAATTGTTCGTACCAAGCAGACATCTCCTCAGGTAATTGTGGATTTGCTAGATGTTGGGAAGAAAATCAGGAAGACTCCAGTTGTGGTTGGAAATTGCACAGGCTTTGCTGTCAACAGGATGTTCTTTCCATACACCCAAGCTGCTCTTTTACTTGTTGAACATGGAGCAGATCTTTATCAGATCGATAAGGTGATCACCAAATTTGGAATGCCAATGGGCCCTTTCAGGTAACTAATTTGTTGGGAAAACGTAACCATTTTTCCCTTGTTGCTGGAGAAAATATATTTCAGTTCATCTTGGTATTGCTTCATaaaatgtataatttataatttttcacatTTTGACCTCTAATTCTTTCACTTGTTCATGCAGGTTGGTTGACCTGGTTGGGTTTGGTGTTGCAATTGCAACTGGCACGCAATTTGTTGTGAATTTCCCTGAGAGAACCTATAAATCAATGCTTATCCCACTAATGCAAGAGGATAAGAGAGCTGGTATGTTTCCTACCTGGTTAATCAATTAGTTTCCTCCAGATGAAACATGAATAGAATGTAAAACTTTAGCTGCAGAAGTTTAGAAGCATGTATTGACTTTTTAATAGGATTTTCTAAATGACTGTTTGTCTCTGAAGCAATTCCATAATTACCTTGTAAATTACAGGTGAAACTACTCGTAAAGGATTCTATTTGTATGATGATAGGCGTAAAGCTAAGCCAGATCCTGAATTAAGGAAATACATTGAGAAAGCAAGAAACATTTCTGGTGTTGCCAATGACCCCAAGGTATTATCTCTCCTTTTCTCACTTACTGCTTGTAGTTTTAGTTGTCTTTCTCGTTCTACCTTTATGGATCCTAACCTCAAATAACAAAAAGCATATGCTCGTGGATCTATCTATTGTTCATTCTGGGTCATTAATCTTTTTGTTACAGCTTGCAAAATTGCCAGAGAAGGACATTGTAGAGATGATATTTTTCCCAGTGGTGAATGAAGCCTGCCGAGTCTTTGCCGAAGGAATTGCAGTCAAAGCTGCAGACCTTGACATTTCGTCTCTAATGGGAATGGGTTTTCCACCTTACAGGTTTGGTTTTTTACAGAGTGAAAGGGTTTCTTTCCATATTCTAGGCTCTTGCTttaatcaatttgttttatttggatcAGGGGGGGGATTATGTTCTGGGCTGATTCTCTTGGATCCAAGTACATTTATTCAAGATTGGAGGAATGGTCAAAGACATATGGAGAATTCTTTAAGCCCTGTGCCTTCTTGGCTGAACGAGCTGCAAAGGGTGCTCCTCTGGTAAGAGACCTGAATTTGTGAAAAATGCCATATTACATGATTAGAAAGTACGACGAGTACATGAATTATAACATATCATGCATTGGTTTATCATCTGTTTTGCCCTTAAGATTGCCTAGGACTCGTTGCTGAGAACTTATGCTGTAGAAACACCTTCATGCCAGATGAATTATACCTGAATTATAACATATTTCTCTCCCAACATTTCTGAAACCATACCCGCCAGTTCAGAAGCaggcttatttttaataactgaaacaaataaaaaccaagCAACAAGTTTGTACTCTCGATGGATCTTTTACACGACTATAAATTGCTCTCGACAAGTCAGCTGTGTCGTGGCTCAATGAAAGCAAGTGCCCATTTGCTAACCAACTACAACATTTTTAGCTGATTGCATGGCTGTACTTGCGAATCAATACTGGATCTCAAATGATGTTTGCTCTGTTTTGTTGCAGAGTTCTCCGGTGGACCAAGCAAAGTCTCGGCTGTAAGATCTTACTTGCCAGATGCATTGCCAACTATTGGAAATTCTTCTGGATGCTTTCCTTTCCTCCGTCGTGCTAGTCAGAGCGCTCAGTATATGAGCCAAATAATATACGTGTGATGAAATGACTATGCTAAGTTGACAAAATGTGAGAGCAtagacaataatatttataatcaggcgaataaatacaaattaaattcttaaagcAAAGATTATTTTACTAACGTGGGAATGATGACCATAATTGATCTTGAGAGATGTTAATATATAAACAGTAAGCAGTGTGGTGAATCTGAACGTTGATTTGCCTCTATGCAGTTGATGGGGCTAATGGAAATTGAATAGTTTCGAGCATTGGTTagtgattcttattttttcccTCACCTGTGTGCATGTGATCTCTGAGGTTCTGGTAATGAACCTTGATTTGCCACATTTTTTGCTGTTCAGAGCATAAAATATGGATGGTTATGTGtgtagaaaataatattttatgtgttttggtAATATTATTTATGGAGGCAAGCATGATAGATATAAAGCCTATTTGGGAGtgtctaaaatatattaaaataatattttttattttttaaaaattatttttaaaattaatgcatcaaaatgattcaaaatatataaaaaaagttcattttttttaaaaaaaatattttttaaatttttttaaaaatacaggttGGCTCGTATTTTTAAACACTCTTATAGAATGATTacttcaatttatttgataGATTATAGAATTAGACTTATTTGATAGATTATATAAGTTTGTGGAGAACCTCATGTTAATGATTGATTTTctcaaatcagaaaaaaaacagataagagattttaataataaataaataaaaattaagaaaaaaaggtgGTGCCCAAGTCAGGCggctttgaaatatatattaacatcaACACCAGTACCCAGAGTTATTAAACCTGACCCGGCTTGGCGAGTTAATCATGGACCCGGTGGCTAGACCGgtttgggtttaataaaagactggCTGTGGCAATAGCCCagccaaacccgggcgacccggcgggtcgacccatgacccgagcgaacccggacgagacccggtttttttcttccaaatgtGGGATATGAAacctattaatatatatattctatgttcccaagaaagacattatatttttttaatgttggataaaaaaccttttggtttaaatatttcaacttaaaaagaataacatagtatcttttcaatgtgagatttgaaacccttttgtatatatactctatgttcccatgaaaaaagttatgttttttcaatgtgggatttgaaacccattagtatatatactccatgtttccaagaaaaaaatcatgttttttcaatgtgggataaaaaaccttttggtttaaatatttcaacttaaaaggataacatagtatcttctcgatgtgggatttgaaaccctttcgtatatatactctatgttcccattaaagaagttatgttttttcaatgtgggatttgaaacctattattatatatattctatgttttcaagaaaaaaagttatgtgttttcaatgtgggataaaaaacttttttgatttaaatacttcaacttaaaagcttaacattatatcttttcaatgtgggataaattttttttttaaatattcttttaaactttattttttacaatatgtataacatatatttacactaattttttcatataaaatattaaaactttaatattttttaattttttcgggttgacccatgaaatcCAGAACCCAGCCCCTTAGCCGGGTCAACCCCggatcaggtttaataactatgctatgAACTAAAATAATCTCATACTTTCAAATTATATTCTCATGGTTTCATGTGTTAATATCATGGAGATTTACTGTAGCCTTGTTTATTCTCTTCATAGctagttttttccttcttggtCCCAAAATCCTTAGTTCTTTACAAATTGGTCATTATACTTAAttcccttttaatttcatcctttttgtGTGTTAatatctgtttttatttatattcacTCGCTCATATATGATGTAGAGTGTTTTAACTATAAActaattttgtatatatataaaatacaatttaaatttattataaaataaaaaagtaaggaTCACGATACAAATACAgttgtttttacaaaaaatgcgggaaaaatcaatcatgttcctcaagttttgaattatacacttgttatttttaatttttatgtttcctttcaaaacattctttttatcatgttttagtCCTTGAATGTtgaggaaaaagagaaagaaaattgtcaaaaaaaacagtgaaaaaaaaaaagtgattggtTAGTTATGTTCTAGCCCTTAAAATAACAAACTTGATGTAAATGAATTTGTTTCAAGAAGATGAATTTAGTGAATGAAGAAGATTTCATCCTTAAAATGagctaaaaaaattgatcagacatattaatttatttttttatttataatatgtttgtttatgtgatagtttctgtttttaaagcaaaccataaaaacatgtttggttaaTATCAAAACACGGCTTTGTGAACGTAGAACTTATTGAAAGTGCTTTACAAAAAGCacttgtttgatgttttttactgAGTTGCAATCTTCTTTAACAACTCCTCTCcagatcaaaaaataaaaataaaaaaaaaaacctttgttttttatagttataaaaataCCTCCTCATTTTTCCCATCCTCTCTGTGTCACCTTCTCCAGGCTCTTGTTCTCCCTACCCCGTCGTTTTGTTGGTGTCATCCTCTTTTGTTCCTTCCTCAAATATTAGGTTACCCCTTCTCCATCCCTTTCCTCTGTGTTCTCGTAAATTGGTTAattatttaagttaaaatatattattctaatgtattaaaattgctatgcaaaataagaaaatactatatcttttttttgtcatttaatttataatattaatttcaacaacattaaaagtgattttttttttaaaatcttaaccCTAAAATCTACCgcagaaacaaaaacataatatggtttttgttttttaaacagaTTAGAGAATGGAAAGCAACGTTTGCTACTCAGTCGAGAGCTCTTGAGTTATAGATAGAAGTTGCTTATGTGGGAATGGAAAGCATGACACCCACCAAAATTCTCATACCGATCCCAGCTGCCAATCCTAGCTTGGTAGCCGAGAACGGAAGTCAACCCTAAATCATCTTTTCATCCCTAGTACCTGCTGGATTGTAGTCTAGTTCGGGCGGGctagtgattttttattttttaaaaaaataataatataacaaaaaaaatttgaaagattagcCTGAATTAACTAAAATTTACTTTTCGATCTACAACCTTAGTTTTTagtggaaaattaaaaattaagtttgataaaacttaatttaatctaggctaaaaaattaacttgtccgtacaaagaaaaattgtttttctatagataaacaaaaaaaaaactcgtgtttattttttaacttattgcTCAAGTTtacagctaaaaaaaaaacatgttatggTCTCATTTAACTTAATATAATGGACCTTTCTTGGATTGCAAGCTAATGGacttaaattaataatcaactaacatagtccaataataaaagaaactactaaacaatgtctaatgagccagaacaaacaaaaattaaaaataattattcaaaaataaataaataaataaaatagaatactaaaaacaaagtcttcatgataaaattcatttatgtttttcaacaaaaataaaacactcaAAACTCTTTTAAATGTGTTTAATATTGTGGTGTAcgatactttttaaaagtattcttttcatattgtttttaaaatcattgacattagaaaattaaattcataaaaaaaatacctagaaaagcatgaaaaaacactttaaaaatcaggTTATAACTAGGGATGAAAATTCAATCTGAATCCGATGGATACTGACCCGACCCAAATGAGTACGAATTTTTTGAACTTGGTGAATAATGAGTAaggtataaatattatcaaactcGTTCTAAAACTCATCTCAACCTAACtcgaaatatatatttatattatataaataaatttgtagaatatttagatttttttaatacaatatgacATGAATAATGTTTATCATTTAATCTATATATTCacacttcaaatatatattaattattttaatttttttatttagatttttttaatacaatatgacATGAATAATGTTTATCATTTAATCTATATATTCacacttcaaatatatattaattattttaatttttttattaattaacaaattttttatttaataaattaaaaatatcaaaaaataaaatcaatgaataTCTACtatcaccttaaaaaaaaaaaaaaaaaacctgtccAAAGCACATTGTTATCAGTGTGATCGAACGTAGCCGAACCAGAAGAGCAGGAATTAATTGGGGGTTGGGATGGTTTCTGGACTCCACGGAACCCATCTCCCACCTCTCATTTTTTGGAAGTCGAGCTTTTAATTAAGTTAAGGCTGCACAGCGCCTCGCACAAGTAACCTCACGCATGcttatcaataattaaaaagaaaaaaaaatataaactttatatatatatatatatatatatatatataaaacagagGTTTTTacttgagatttttaaataaaaagaacatttaaTATCAGTCGAATTGCAACTCATTAAAGAATGATCATAACTATTAAGATTTTGTCGCTGCTTTCTGCTGGATTGTCATCCTAATTAATATTGTTCTAATTAAATACAGTAAGTAGCAGCAATTGTGCATCGGTCATGCATATATATCATCAATTTGCAACTATGCCCTGACCCAAATATGTTGAATCAATGGATATGTGGTCACAATTATATTTCTTATCTCCACAggagtttggatttttttagtatgtgtttgatattagggttgtttttgtagttaaaatgtatataaaaaaaatcttaaattatatttttttttaatagggaGAGTTTGGAATAAAAGTACGATGTGTACTGATTAAtcaaacacttttaaatctatAATTGAAGCAAAACACAGATtgcacaacaaaaataaacaaatcctTAATCTCAAAAACCAAAGAATTTTACTTCATGTTTTATCCATTGCTTCTCGTTAAGATGATAAAGAACtcgaaagtgtttttcgcttgatATTATGGTAgcagttgtttttaaaagtgtttttcacttataaatgcatcaaaataaaatttttatttttcaaaatttattttttatatcaacacattaaaacaatatgaaaacacacacaaagaaaatcaatttaaaacaaaaaaaataaaataaaaacatttttttttcaaacaacatGCTCGAACCGGGACACCAAAACACGGTTTATGGGTCCAAGGCCGTGTAGGGAACACATCGAGCCCATTTTGAACGGAAGTTATCTCTTATACCTCTTGTATCAATCAGCATTGTATTGTTATTTTCCAGAGTGATCAAGTAGAGCTAAAAAAACCCATCATGTCTACTCCATTCTGGTTGTCAATTGCCACAGATACTGATGGCACTTTGTGGACCTGTAATTGCGTCGTTCACGCCCATAATTAATCCTTATCTTTATCTAGGAAACAACacgagtggtggtggtggcggtgggAGGTGGTGGAGGAGACTAGAGAGCTGCCTTGTCATGCTCCTTCCTGTTCATGCAAATAAACAAATCACCTCTCTACATCCATTAGCATGACCGTGCGTCTGCTCCCTGAAAGCATAAACGGTCCCCTGAAAGTCTAAAAAATAACACCGAAAATCCTCCTGTCCTCTTGTAGTAGTCAAGGATCACAGCCTCCACCTAGCACAAGGCATCACTCTGGCAGGACAAACACCCCGAAGTGAACAGATCCATGAAACTGTATATTAATGTCTGGTTGGACACTTTAGAATTGACAATTCACACTTATTTGAGACCAAATCGATTAATTTAATTGGACCTTGCATGGACTCTCTCTTTAAAGACAATAATTGAGGTTGATAAACAGGGTAACATGGACAAGTCATGTGTTAGAATTGAGAAcatgatgatgattattattattattattattagatttatttctGAGTTAATGTAAGCCTTTAATTAAGTGGCTGAAGGCTAATTTGGTGGTACGGTTGAGTGGTCATGTCCACTGCAAGAAGACAATCTACAGGCagcccttttgtttttaaatctacATGAAGATGTTCAGGTAACTTAGGTGAACTccaactaattttataaaatttaaaattaataattaagtaaATTTTTAGTAGTGTTTAGAGAACTCAAActtataactattaaaaaataaatttaagatctGACTAGTTGATTTATCTCTTAGGGTTATCTACAAGCAATTCTTGGATGAATTGACAGTGGTAGAATGATTTTTGAGAATGTACGATAGTATaatagcggttattttttaaaatatttttttatttagaaatatattaaaataatatattttttattttttaaaaattatttttgatattaatatattaaaatatttaaaacattaaaataattaattttaaattttttaaaaaaataacataaaaaccatTGAATTGACTAACGGTACCTCTCTAATCATGTGGCATCAGAAATTTTCAGGGGCAGACCACCGAGGCATCAAAACCTAGTTTTCTACTTTTAGGGTTAAATTACGAAAGAAGTCCAACCAATTTGCTCTTGCTATCATCGGCTACCTTCACGAGGTCAAGGTCGGAAGCGACAGAAGGAGTGAAGATCCCAACGAGCAATCCTTTTATCCAACGGTTCATATCAGAAAATCAAGAATATGCTCGAGGAATTCTAATAACAGTGATACAAAACACAAGCAACAAATTTACCTTGCACCATTATCAACTTACATGGAGTACATCGAGTAAGGAGAAATAATACTTTAGAAGGATCCACGTGAATATAAACtatagttttcagacccggcCTGGTTTAAAGTCCGGGTTCTGAGTTTTGATCAGGTTACCAAGTCgcacgggttaatttttttttttaatcaaaacaacgtcgttttagtaataaaaaaaacaaaagtcaacgggttgcaaccaggTCACACtgggtttttccttcccctattttttttcaacccggcccggttccatcCCCGGGTttcgggtcgacccgccgggccgggtttcaaaactataatataaataatatataaaaaaagatagtagatataaataatatagaattatggcaaataaaatcaatgtgtataagattttaattcaagattttattattatatatatatatatatatatatatatatatatatatatatatatatatataaatagtttgcccctttaaaaaatctataaataatccaacaaacataaaaactgacataaacaaaatagaaaacccaaaaataaaaataaaaataacaaaactagcatgaataaactataaatatataatccCCTTGTAAAACTAGGTCTTTAGGACTTCCTCATAAAATCTAATGATGATTTAATGATTATAACAAAAGTTATAAGCTTTTTCATTAAGTCGGTCATTCTGCATAACCCGAGTCTC includes:
- the LOC7475903 gene encoding glyoxysomal fatty acid beta-oxidation multifunctional protein MFP-a, giving the protein MEGSRTKGRTTIEVGADGVALITIINPPVNSLSFDVLYSLKDSFEQALRRDDVKAIVITGAKGKFSGGFDISSFGGVQGGKSNEPKPGFISVEILSDTVEAAKKPSVAAIDGLALGGGLEVAMACHARISTSTAQLGLPELQLGLIPGFGGTQRLPRLVGISKALEMMLTSKPVKGEEAHALGLVDAVVSPNELVSTARQWALDILERRRPWIASLYKTEKLDSLGEAREIFKFAREQVRKRAPNLTHPIVCIDVIEHGIVSGPRDGLYKELESFHELVRSDTCKSLIHIFFAQRGTTKVPGITDLGLVPRRVKKVAVLGGGLMGSGIATALVLSNYPVILKEVNNQFLQAGIGRVRANLQSRVKKGRMTQEKFEKTMSLLKGALDYESFKDVDMVIEAVIENVSLKQQIFSDLEKYCPPHCILASNTSTIDLNLIGKQTKSQDRIIGAHFFSPAHVMPLLEIVRTKQTSPQVIVDLLDVGKKIRKTPVVVGNCTGFAVNRMFFPYTQAALLLVEHGADLYQIDKVITKFGMPMGPFRLVDLVGFGVAIATGTQFVVNFPERTYKSMLIPLMQEDKRAGETTRKGFYLYDDRRKAKPDPELRKYIEKARNISGVANDPKLAKLPEKDIVEMIFFPVVNEACRVFAEGIAVKAADLDISSLMGMGFPPYRGGIMFWADSLGSKYIYSRLEEWSKTYGEFFKPCAFLAERAAKGAPLSSPVDQAKSRL